From the Cyanobium sp. M30B3 genome, the window CTGGACCCAGAGCCGCTTCCTGCTGCCCAGTTGGTTCGGGGTGGGGGCTGCCCTCCAGGAGGAACTGGAGCGGGATCCGGCCCAGATGGAGCTGCTGCGGCTGCTCTACCAGCGCTGGCCCTTCTTCCGCATGCTGATCTCCAAGGTGGAGATGACCCTCTCCAAGGTGGACATCGACCTGGCCCACCACTACGTGCAGGCCCTGGGCCGCGACAGCCATCGCCAGGCCTTCGAACAGATCTTCCAGACCATCGCCGCCGAGTTCGGCCTCACCCGCGATCTGGTGCTGCAGATCACCGGCCACCAGCGCCTGCTGGATGGGGATCCGGCCCTGCAGCTCTCGGTTGATCTGCGCAACCGCACGATCGTGCCCCTGGGTTTTCTGCAGGTGGCGCTGCTACGCCGCCTGCGCGATCAGAACCGCCAGCCACCAATGCGCGAGCCCGACAGCCCGGGGCACGACGGCCGCACCTATTCCCGCAGCGAGCTGTTGCGCGGCGCGCTGCTCACCATCAACGGCATCGCCGCCGGCATGCGCAATACCGGCTGAATCGCCACGAGGTCACCCTGGGCTCCCTGTTGCTCCCCTTCCGCCACCTCACGCCCGCCCCGCGCCTGCCGGCGGGCTACCGGCTGCTGAGCGATGGCCAGCCAACGCCCGCAGCCCTCGACGCCCTGCTGCTGCAGGCCGGCGATCGGCCCCGTGGGGCTGAGCGCTGGCAGCGGGTGCTGGAGCGCAGCCTCTGGCATCTGCGCATCGAAACCGATGCCGGCCAGCTGGTGGGCTTCGTGCGCGCCACCAGCGACCGGGCCCTCAATGCCAACCTCTGGGATCTCTGGGCCGATCTCCACGACCCCCTGCAGGAGGAACTGATGCAGGCCCTGGTGCAGGCCGCGCTTGGGCGCATGCGCCGGGAACTCCCGGGGTGCAGCATCTCCCTGTCGGCCCCGCCGGGCGCCCAGGCGGCCCTGGAGCGCTGCGGCTTCCTGGTCGACCCCAATGGCATCCGGGCCATGGGTCTGGCCCTGCAGCCGGAGCACAACGCCTGAGCCCGGGCGCTCCACAAAAAATCCCCTCCACGGCTGTGGAGGGGACGGTGCAACTCTCGGATCCCGCAGCAGCCAACGAGCATGGAGGGACTCGAACCCCCGACCCTCAGAACCGGAATCTGATGCTCTATCCAACTGAGCTACATGCCCGCGAAGGAGGCCGGAGTCCGGACCTTGGCAGGCGGGGGCTGGTGGCCCGAGAGACAGGCCAGACGGGGAGCTGATCAGGAACCTGTGGATCGAACCCGTGGATGGATCCGAGGGTCGATTCCGTGGATTCGCTGGTTTCGCCGGGTTTGCCCGCGGAGAGCCCGTTCAGAGCCCGCCTCGGATGGACCTACCTTAACCGCTCATCGCACCAGGGCCATCCGGCTACAACGCCTCAGCCTGCAGCAGTTCCGCAACATCGAGCGGCTGGAGCTCAGCCTGGACGCGCCGCGGCTGCTGGTGGTGGGGCCGAACGGGGAGGGCAAGTCCAACCTGCTGGAGGCGGTGGAGCTGCTGGGCAGCCTGCGCTCCCACCGCAGCGGCAGCGATCGCGACCTGATCCGTCACGGTCAGCCCGGCGCCGTGCTGCGGGGTCACACCGCCAGCGACGACCTGCTGCAGCTGGAGCTGCGGCGCCAGGGTGGGCGCAGGGCCAGCCGCAACGGCAAGCAGCTGGAGCGGCAGCACGAGCTGCTGGGCTCCCTGCGCTGCGTGGGCTTCAGCACCCTCGACCTGGAATTGGTGCGGGGAGAGCCGGCCATCCGCCGCCACTGGCTCGACCGGGTGGTGCTGCAGCTGGAGCCGGTCTATGCCGACCTGCTGAGCCGCTACGGGCGGCTGTTGCGCCAGCGCAGCCAGCTGCTGCGCCGGCGGCTGGGCGGAGAGGCCCTCGATGCCCTGCTCGACAGCTTTGATCTGCAGATGGCGGTGATCGGCACCCGGCTGCACCGCCGCCGCCACCGGGCCCTGCAACGCCTGGAGCCCCTGGCCGCCGCCTGGCAGAGCCGCCTCAGCGGAGGGCGGGAGGCGTTGCAACTGGGCTACCGCAGCGGCACCGCGCTGCAGGGCCCGGATGCGGAAGAGCCCTGGCGCCAGGCCATGGCCAGCCAATTGCTGGCCCAGCGGCCGGAGGAACTGCGCCTGGGCCAGTGCGGGGTCGGCCCCCAGCGCGACGAGGTGGACCTGTTGCTGGCGCAGCAGCCCGCCCGCCGCTATGGCTCCGCCGGCCAGCAGCGCACCCTGGTGCTGGCCCTCAAGCTGGCGGAGCTGGAGCTGGTGCAGCAGGTGGTGGGCCAGCCGCCGCTGCTGCTGCTGGACGACGTGCTGGCGGAACTCGACCCCCAGCGCCAGGGGTTGCTGCTGGATGCGGTGGGAGAGGGCCACCAGTGCCTGGTGAGCACCACCCATCTGGATGCCTTCACCGGCGGCTGGCGCCACCACTGCCAGGTGATCCGCATGCAAGCCGGCAGCGCACTCCCGTCGATCGACACGTAAGGTGTGGCGCCTATCGGCCGTGTTCGATGACCCAGAGCCTGCCCTGCCTCCACCCCAACCCGGGATGGACCGGAGCCACCCCCACCTCCCCCCCACAGCCCAGCTCTCCGATAGCGAACAGCGCCACCAGCTCCGACACGGTGGGCAAGCACTGCATCCTCGAGCTCTACGCCTGCGACAGCTCCAGGCTCGACGACGAGGCCTTCCTCAGGGACACCATCACCTCCGCCGCGAAACGGGCTGGTGCCACCCTGCTCAACCTGATCACCCACCGCTTCGAGCCCCAGGGCGTCACCGGCCTGGCCCTGCTGGCCGAGTCGCACATCTCCATCCACACCTGGCCGGAATCGGGCTATGCCGCCGTGGATGTGTTCACCTGCGGTGACCACACCATGCCCGAGCGGGCCTGTGCCGTGCTCGCCGCCGAACTGGGCGCCGGCACCCACAAGCTCACCAGCTTCCGCCGCGAAACCCCGGCCGCCATCGCCGGCAGTGAACGGGAGCCGGCCCTGGCGGCCTGAGCCCGCACACCGGGCTTACAGCTCCCGATTGAGTTTGCCGCTCACCAGGCCCTCGAGATCGAGGGCCACCGCAGTGAAGCCCAGGGCCAGCAGCCCCTGCACCACGTCCCGCCGCAGCCGGTCATCCCCCCAGCGGGTGAAGGCCTCCACCAGGCTGGCCGCAGGCAGTTCGATGCGGGCCGTCAGCCCCTGGCTGCGCACCCGCACCTCCCGCCAGCCCTGCTGGCGCAACAGATCTTCAGCGGCCGCCACCTGCTGCAGCCGGGCGGCCGTGATCGGCTCGCCATAGGGAACGCGGGAGGCCAGGCAGGGCTGGGCCGGCTTGTCCCACCAGGGCAGCCCCAGGGCCCGGGAGAGGCAACGCACCCCGGCCTTGTCGATCCCCAGGTCGGCGAGGGGGGAGCGCACGCCGAAC encodes:
- a CDS encoding N-acetyltransferase; this encodes MLPFRHLTPAPRLPAGYRLLSDGQPTPAALDALLLQAGDRPRGAERWQRVLERSLWHLRIETDAGQLVGFVRATSDRALNANLWDLWADLHDPLQEELMQALVQAALGRMRRELPGCSISLSAPPGAQAALERCGFLVDPNGIRAMGLALQPEHNA
- the recF gene encoding DNA replication/repair protein RecF produces the protein MPAKEAGVRTLAGGGWWPERQARRGADQEPVDRTRGWIRGSIPWIRWFRRVCPRRARSEPASDGPTLTAHRTRAIRLQRLSLQQFRNIERLELSLDAPRLLVVGPNGEGKSNLLEAVELLGSLRSHRSGSDRDLIRHGQPGAVLRGHTASDDLLQLELRRQGGRRASRNGKQLERQHELLGSLRCVGFSTLDLELVRGEPAIRRHWLDRVVLQLEPVYADLLSRYGRLLRQRSQLLRRRLGGEALDALLDSFDLQMAVIGTRLHRRRHRALQRLEPLAAAWQSRLSGGREALQLGYRSGTALQGPDAEEPWRQAMASQLLAQRPEELRLGQCGVGPQRDEVDLLLAQQPARRYGSAGQQRTLVLALKLAELELVQQVVGQPPLLLLDDVLAELDPQRQGLLLDAVGEGHQCLVSTTHLDAFTGGWRHHCQVIRMQAGSALPSIDT
- a CDS encoding adenosylmethionine decarboxylase, which encodes MTQSLPCLHPNPGWTGATPTSPPQPSSPIANSATSSDTVGKHCILELYACDSSRLDDEAFLRDTITSAAKRAGATLLNLITHRFEPQGVTGLALLAESHISIHTWPESGYAAVDVFTCGDHTMPERACAVLAAELGAGTHKLTSFRRETPAAIAGSEREPALAA